CCGCGTCGGTCTCGGCCGCGTGGCGCATATATTCCTGCACACCGAAATTGGGCACGGAGAGGCCGAAGTGCAGCGCCGCCGCCATGCACACCGGCGAGAGATCCGTCGCCCCGTGGCAGCCGGTGCGAACCTGATAGAGATCGGCCAGCGCCGCGATCCGCCGCAAGTGGGTGATGCCGCCCGCGTGGACGACCGTCGCGCGGATATAGTCGATCAGCTGATTTTCGATGAGCGAGCGGCAATCGTGGATCGAGCTGAAAATCTCACCGACGGCGATCGGCGTCGTCGTGTGCTGACGGATCAGCCTGAAGGAGTCTTGATTTTCGGCCGGAGTCGGGTCCTCAAGCCAGAAGGGGCGATAGGGCTCCAGATCGCGGCCGAGCCGCCCCGCCTCGATGGGCGTCAGCCGGTGGTGCGCGTCATGCAGCAGGTGGACATCCCACCCCAGCGCGTCGCGCGCCTTGGCGAATAGCGGCGGGACGGAGCGCATGTACTTCTCGGTCGACCAGACATTCTCGGTCGGCAGCGCGGCATCGGCGGGTTCATAGAAATACTTGTCCTTGGAGACGCCATACGTGGAGGCCAGGCCCGGCACGCCGGATTGCAGGCGGATGGCCTTGTAGCCCTGCTCCTTGTAGTCGAGCGCCGCCTCGATCGTCGCCTCAATGGTCTCGCCGTTGGCGTGGCCGTAGACCATTACCCCTTCCCGCGCCGCGCCGCCCAACAGCTGGTAGACGGGCAGGCCCGCCGCCTTGCCCTTGATGTCCCAGAGCGCGGTGTCGACGGCGGCGATGGCGGTCATGGTCACCGGGCCGCGCCGCCAGTAAGCGCCCCGATAGAGGTATTGCCAGATGTCCTCGATCCGGTGGGCGTCCTTGCCAATGAGGCAGGGGATGACATGGTCCTCCAGATAACTGGCAACCGCCAGTTCGCGGCCGTTCAGCGTCGCATCGCCGATGCCGTAGACGCCCGCATCGGTTTCGATCTTCAATGTCACGAAATTCCGCCCCGGGCAGGTTACGATCACCCGGGCATTGGTTATCCTGAGCATGGCCCCTCCAAATTGGTCAAGCCAGATGGTCGGAGAACTTGGCCCTTG
The window above is part of the Pedomonas mirosovicensis genome. Proteins encoded here:
- the manD gene encoding D-mannonate dehydratase ManD, with protein sequence MLRITNARVIVTCPGRNFVTLKIETDAGVYGIGDATLNGRELAVASYLEDHVIPCLIGKDAHRIEDIWQYLYRGAYWRRGPVTMTAIAAVDTALWDIKGKAAGLPVYQLLGGAAREGVMVYGHANGETIEATIEAALDYKEQGYKAIRLQSGVPGLASTYGVSKDKYFYEPADAALPTENVWSTEKYMRSVPPLFAKARDALGWDVHLLHDAHHRLTPIEAGRLGRDLEPYRPFWLEDPTPAENQDSFRLIRQHTTTPIAVGEIFSSIHDCRSLIENQLIDYIRATVVHAGGITHLRRIAALADLYQVRTGCHGATDLSPVCMAAALHFGLSVPNFGVQEYMRHAAETDAVFPHAYRFERGMMHPGDAPGLGVDIDEALAARYEYKRAYLPVNRLEDGTLFNW